The window GCAGGGCCAGCGCAAGAGCCACTAGAAGGGCCGCTGGCAGAGCCAAAAACAGCCACTGCGAGCGCTCCGTCCAGCGGAGGCGGGCCCTTGGCTGGAGCCAAAGCGGCGGGTGGCGCGGACCCTCTCTTTCGGCGGTCGTCTGCAGCACAGGTACTGCTACCTGCCCGAGCTGCGGCGAGGAGGTATCTGCGCGGTTGCAGCACCGGTCATGCTCGCTGGAACTGCTGCAGCTAATCGACACCGGGCTACGGCGCAGGCAGTGGCGCTGCATGTACCAGGTACTGCCGCTACCTGGATCTCCCAACTGAGCTAAAAAGACTCCGTCCCACCAGGCCTTCCAGTTAAAAATCGACTTGAGACGGGACGCACGCCCCCCGAGAACGTGCCGGCGATTTTTGGGTCCAGCGGGTGCGATGCCACCGTCGGCTCCAGATGCCTGTACCGCAAGACTTTGCAGATTGAATGAATTCAGGAGCTGGCAGGGTCTTTACAGGAccaggaggaagaggggagaggagaggagaaaacaACCAGCCGCCCCGATAAAGCTGGATGCACTGATATGGAGCAGCTGATCAGGACCCTGAGATGGAATTGATGGCGGCTAGGTGCACTAGATCCTGTTCTATAAGTGACGACGATGCTCGACTAGCACTATTATTAGTATAAGTAGGCAGTACTACTACATGCAAGCATTCATCTGCAGCTCTCTTGGAAGTGCATTGAGCTGATATACCACAAAATACTTGTAAGTCGGGCGCCGAGACCGACTCAATTGCCGCAGGGAGCACCGCCTGTTTGCTGTGCCAGTCCCGAGCGGAGAATAATGCGCATGCCTGCACTTGCACGAGAAGAAATAGGAGACAAAGAGAGTCCAGATCTGCAAGGGCATGGCAAGTTGGCTGACCAGAAAACGGTCGTCTCCAGAGAGCGCATCCTTACCCCTTGAAGATAGCATGACGGCCCGTCAGTGGCTGTCTCATCATCAAGGACACAGCTGGTGATATGAGGTAGCAGTGCTGCTACTCTCCATGTAGGCACTCAaagtactgctactgctgccgctgccgctacTCGGAGCTATACACGCACTACGTCTGATGGCAAGACTTGCCAATGCAGCGTCAATCACACCGGAGCACGCTCTTCAACAGGTGCCAGCATACCGCATGCCCATgtggcctcttctctctcgctcctcGTGGCGTGAGCGGCAGCGGGAAGAGGCCTAGCGCAGGAAAGGAGACGAGCAACAATGGTGCGTGATGTGTTTTCTGCCAGGGGTACGACAGTGACGGCGGCTGTTCCTCTCAAGAGTCTGCTGTCAACACTATCACCGCACACACGCCCGCATGGAGCTGCTCTTGGTTGGTCACACATCCAGACAGTGCGGCGAGCGCGGTGGAGCGTCTGCTtgggaggcagagaagctgGATGCcaccagaagaaaaaaaagcttggcTTGCTGGGAAAAAGGGCGGCTGGCTCCTAGCTCCCACCGATGCGAAGCCTCTTTCGTCGTTCTGCTGCAGCCCCTCCCTTCGCTTTTGCCTCGTTGGGAGCTGTTCTAGCACCGACGGGGGAGAATCTAATGCCGCAAGAGTCTAGCAATGGCACGGCTCGGAAAGCCGTTCCcggcaaagaggagaagatgtGAAAAGGGAGCACGGAAGACTCCGGACGGGGACCAGAGCCTTTCTTCGTCCTGCCGCGACGCTGGATGGGACGGATTGTGGATAAAGACGAGCAAGGCCGTCCACTGAGTAGACGAACGCACTGTGAACTCTATATCTGGCTTACTGGCGACCCATCCAGGCACTGCAAAGCACATCATCGTGGTGCTAATGCCACACGTGCCCACCTCTACAGAAGGACTTTGTGCCTCGTGGCCCAGCACAAGTTCCATTCAGCAAGCTTCCAAGCTACGCGGCCTGAGACAGCAGCGTCTGTGAGACCAAACACAGCAGAGCAGGCCGTTTGATGGCCAGTCCAAGTCATAGATTCGTACAGTGAGAAACAGAGCAAAAAGTGCAAGGGACGAGAGAACGAGAGGGGCTGGGAGAAAAAGCGACCAAGTCTTGACATTCCCACCTTGACAATTTTGCGATTGATCACTTCTCTCTCAGAACTTCTCACAGGCTGTATTCTCGTATGGAGTAGGCCTACAAAGTACAGTACGAGGGTAAGAGccgggaagaagaaaaaaatccgaGCTCAGCGCGCTAAAACGAAATTTCGCGAAAAAGACGCGTCGTTCACGCGTTTGAGGGGAAACGTATGCATCATAAAAGCGGGGCCTTTATCAGCTAAGCGAGCATCTTTGGCCGATAGCCAGTTGGAAACAGCAGGTCACTGCAGGAGTAGGACTGATTGGATGATTCTAATGAGGCAATTGTAGTCAATTGATGTGCTGTAATAATTGCTTGCTGTATCAGTCCGATTTGCACATTAGAGTCACATCTGCTATGCGAGAGCTTCGTTAAATATGTACGATGCAGATACGATGGGCCCAGCATATGGGagtgagagaaaagaaggatgCGGGCATGGCTGAATGGCTGATAACTCCGTACAAAGTACGTGATTCGAGCATTATTGCTGCCAGTAGGAATCACGCACGTTGGACCCCTCCGAGTCTCCAGCGAGGCCGTGCCAGGCATGTGGCGAGCTATTGGGCAGTGACAATCCCTGATACGTCGTAAAGCAAAGAGACCCCGGCAGCAGCTTCGGATAGGCTAATGGGTTGCATGTAGGAAGTATACGTGTAAAAGCAGTGCTGGTAAAGGCGCGGCATTCGGAGCTTAGAGTACAACGTGTGAAATAGACATCGAGAGATAGCTTGGTCCCACTAGTGCAGTCGCAGCAAGGGCATGTTATTACTCACCACTTATACGAGTATAACACGAGGACGGGATGCACTACGAGGCTTTTGGGAATCCTCGCTGCCAGATACTATCTctttggtggtgatggtggtggtggtggtggtggtagtacCAGCATTATGCAGATAAGGCACCCATGGATGCACAGACATAAAGGCATCATCTGTGTCTTGGGCATCAGCCTGTGCCTTCTTGCTGGGTACCTACATAAACCGTTGGGCTAAAAAGATATCACTGGTGCACCGCATATGGATAGtgatatgtacatgtatggcTTCTCAAAAGGGAAAGTGAACAACCATCAACTGGACTCTCTTATATTTCGTACCACCGGTTGGTTTTTtatccctcctcctcctcatgaATTAGAGGCAGTCCTCACTCGTTCAATCCCACCACCTTGACCTACCCTGCTCTGTTCGACTCTACTCTGCTCGTTTGTCGCCTCTTCAGATTCTCCTCACCGGCTTGGTTGCAAcgtgctgttgctgccacTGAGGGGCATCAGCACGCATATGTAGGCGAGAACAACTCACATGCACTCTCCCAAGGGACACCACCTTTGAGCGACGGCTTTGCGTTCCGGCAGTGTGGGGGGAAGATGAGCACGGGATAATTGGTAGGCGCTGAGAGGAGAGCAGGCAACTTGTGCACCATCCGCACTTGCATTTGTGGCCGAAGAGGCGGTTGACACAATTGCACTCAGTTTGTTTACAACTGGAGATAGGCTTAATCCCACATCTCAAGGCGAGTTCAGAGCGTGCATTGTCTCATGTAACCTCAGTGCAGGCGGCATCTAGGAACCATGGAGCCGAACGAATGATGGCCGCGAGGTGCTGCTTGATGATTTCCTCTTATGAAGAATCATGCATGGTCGGCATGTATGAGATTGCATGGTAGGTGGCGCGCCAGTGTCTCAGCCTTCTGATTCCCCGATTCTATTGTCCTCGCAGCAGTATTGCAGCCAGCTGCTGACACCTCTCTCTATAGGTATATGCCGTCAAAGTCGAACGAGAATGGGAATCCGCCATGACACTCTCAGACACGATGCGGTGCGACTATGCAACCTCGCTGTTGGCAACTGAGCACACTAACCCCAGATGATGCCATTGACCGAGACGTGCATCCAACTCACACTTGGTGCGCTGCCCGTTGCTCGTTTGTTCAACACCGGCTGGCTGCTTGTTctctcatcctcgtcctggGGTCCCTCCCAGTGGTGACGGCCGCCCAATCACTCTCGCCGGATCAAGGTCAGCCGCGTCCGCCTGGTGACAACCGCGCAGACGCCCGATCCACTCTGCTCCGTCATGATGCGGCGGCCAGACGCGCAAGAGGCAGGACAGCAAGGCCTCGCACAGCAAAAGGGTGGAGGAAGGAGTACGAGATAATGTAGGGCGACGGCATGGACAGGACGACGCTGTTCCACGTATGCCTCTCTGTACAAGGACAATGGCGGCGTCCATTGGTCCAGGCCGTAAGAGCTATGGGCTATTCGACAGATGTCAGATCAAGTGCATGAGCTTTGCCTGTGAATACATATATGGTGGGGGCCTCGTTAGGCATTCATGCCTTTCCCCCGAATTTTGAACAAGAAACTCTGCCAGACCatttccctcctcctccctcgcCAGAAGTCGTAAACCCCAAGATTCCAGCCGAGTTAGCGGTTTCGAGGTCCGAGATTTGCGATCTCCCCTAGGGCCCGTCTCGTGTGATTCTATCCGCTAAGGTACCCGATGCCAGGCCTTATTTTCGGAGATTCGGCTCCGTCCGCTAATCCACCGGGAGCTGGAGACCCCACGCCCAGCATGGATTTTTTGCCAACCAACTTCCTCCCGACCCCAAGCTCCCGTCGCATTCGGCCTCAGACGACCGATCGACCCAGATCGTGCATTGTGaacacttttttttgtgacaGGTATTTCGAGGCTAGTGGCAGTTGATGCTGGTGTTGATTTTTTGACTTTGGGTCGAGTAGCTGACTGGCCAGCAGGGCACCCAAGTTGAGGGCAAACGACCGTAGAAAGGGTACTCAATAAAGTGAGGCGGACGCTATTACATCATGCCGGCCGCCAACACGGTGACGCTGGAGAATCTGGCTCAGAAGCTCCCCCAATGGCGTCCCGACGACCAGAGCCAATTGTACGCCGTCGTTGATATGGGCAGGTTGGTTGATTCGCGTCCTACCCGCCGGTCATGCCATTCGCATTGATGCTGACTATGGACTGTGAGCCGCCAGCAACGGCATTCGCTTTAGCATCACCTCCCTGGCACCACCCCGGGCTCGTCTTCTGACCCCGGTGTACGCCGCCAGGGAAGCCATCTCGCTGTTTGATGCTCTTACACCGTCGGATTCTGGACCTGTGTTCCCTTCCAACGTCATCGAGTCGGTGTCGTCTGCCATATCTCGCTTTTACCACCTTGCCATCTCTCACGATGTTCCTCCCCAGCACATCATGGTGCTTGCCACTGAGGCAATGCGCCGGGCCGTCAACTCCTCCGAAATGTTGGATGCCATTGCAAAGGCCGCTGACGGGCTGACTGTTTCTATCCTTGATCCCCCTGTTGAGACGCTCCTCGGTGCCGTCATGGGATCAAGGAGCGGCCTCGGAGGTGTTCCTGGCGGCGCTCTATTCCTTGACCTCGGAGGTGGAAGCGTACAGATGACCTGGGTGGACACAAGCACGGACAACTACGAGATTGAGGCAGCACTTGCCGGCGGGAGCTTGCCTTATGGTGCCGCAAAGCTAATGCGTGTGCTACAAGAACACCCCGAGGACGTACAAGCCATGGAGACGGGAAAGCTTAAGGATGGCTTGAGCAAGCTATATGCTGATTTATGCTCCAAGTTCCCTGCTCTCCAAGCTATCAAGGCGGCTAacgaaagaggagaagaagtccTCGTCGACGTATATATGTGTGGCGGCGGATTCCGCGGCTACGGCAGCATGCTGATGCACGACGACCCCATTACCCCCTATCCCATCTCGTCGTCCAACACCTATTCAGTTCGCGGTTCACGGTTCAAAGATACGACCCGAATGTTGAAGATGAACCAAACCTATGAGGGTAAAATCTTTGGCTTATCCAAGCGACGTCGCCAGCAGTTCCCTGCCATTATCAAGGTCGTCAATGCATTCATCCAAGCCGTCCCATATATTGGCTGGGTCACATTCTGTGGAGGGTCTAACCGACAGGGGGctctgatgatgaagctgcctCGAGAGATCCGCGAGAGCAATCCCCTTGACGTCCTCGCCAACGTAAAGGATAGTGAAAAGGCAGGTTTTGGTGCTATTCTGGACAAGCTATCGGAATCTCTTCCGGCAAATCTCACTCACACCCACTTCCCAACCATCTTCAATGCTGGTCTGGGTCTGCTCTTCGTGAGAGAAGTCTGGAACCGCCACGGCCACGGGGCAGACTCAAACACCTCCTTTGCTATCCATGACGCCGTCTCTCGCGACACTGACTGTCCCGGCCTAACTCACCTTGCGCGCGCACTCCTTGGCTTGGGCGTCGCCGCTAGATGGGGAGGCAGCCTTGGGCCGCTCGATGCCCAGCTTCACAAAGGATTGCAGGGTATCCTAGAGGACAGGGGCGTTGATTCGTCTTTCTGGGCGCTGTACCTCGGCGCCGTTGCAGGCGTCCTGGCCACCATCTTCCCCATCATGCCTAAGCAGGCAGACCAACTTGTCAGCGCTATCAGGTAGAGTTTCAACCCCAACCCAAATGTTACATTGACTTTTTTTACAGCACTAAAAGAGTTCTAACTATTTACATAGCTTCGAGTCGCGCgttgagaggagagagggcaagaaagacaaaatttCGTTGAAAATTATCCTAGCTGGCGAAAGTGCCAAACGTATTAACAAGGACGATCTCATCGACCTTGTCAATTCCGCCGCTAAGAGTCATGCAAAGGCGACCAAGAAGATCTCAACTGACATAGAAATTCGGTCATGATTCATTCATACTATCTAATTTTTCAAGAcatatattttctttccaGGTGAACACACAAAGAGAAACATGAGAACGTAAACCAATATgaaaaacaaagacaagagaaaaaaatcaaaagagTGAGCAccgctttttcttttcgcttcATTTCCCGTTCATACGTTCCATCGTTTGCAttctgatttttttttttgtcattaAGTCGTAACTCATAAGGCATGCATCTAGAAATAGAAGCAAGCTAATTATCCTCTTCGCAATCATCATCTGCGTGTTTTGATGACTTGGCCTTTGATGTACGCTTCCTGGcgttcatcttcttcagctcgtgGTTCACCACGAGGACGCATAGAAGCTGATCAATCTCGCTCTTTGAAGACTGCAGTTTCTGATCTGTGACAGGTATAAGCGCCATGGACAACAATAAGACGGcttcagctgctggagatAACTTACAGTGCTCTTTACGAGAGTCGAGAAGGTACTGAGCAGCCTCGTGGATCGCTCTGCTGTGGCATGCTGCAGCGGGGTATTGAGGAGTCTTGAGCCAGTCCAGCGACAGCTCCAAGCTCTTCTTTGTCCGGAACTGGTAGTGGTAAAACACCACCAGGAGCGGGTAGAAGTTTTCCGCGAGACGTTTATAAATTTGTCCCTTCATGGCAACTTTCAATATTGTTAGTACTCGTGCCAAACCTCTTTtcctgctctctcttctcataaAGGGAACTTACTGCTCTGAGTTGACTCGCTCTTGCTAGTCGCAAGGCGGCCGATATGGGCCTTGAAGCCTTGCAAGAGATCTCGGTACATAAGAATGAGCTGCCACATGCTTGCCCAGATGGCAATCCTCTCTTGGGGCTGTGGGATGCCCTGCTGCGCGATGCAGTCGTCCATCTCTTTGAGGATGTCATGCTCAAGTGAGTAGATGGCCCGTCGGGCAATGTTTCTCAGCTGAGCCTGCACAGACAAGGGAAGAGTGGTGAGCTTGTTGGTTGGGTCCAAGCACCAGAAGGATCTGGCTTTCAGAATACGGAAGAAGCAGTTCATTCTGTGGACTTTTCTGACAAGGTCATGCTGCGGACTTGGTTAgctcaagaagagagagagacagaagagTTCACTTTGGTCGTACCTTGGGAAGCCCCCAGCCTTCTTCCGAGTATGCGAGCACGAAGCTCTGAGCCGCATATTGGAAGTCTGACCTCTGCTCGGTCTGGATTTGGTCCTCAACCcacctctgcagcagctcatggCTTGGGACACAGTCTCGAGGGAAGTCAGCCTTTGACAGGCTGCCCATCTCCTCAGAGCCCCCCTGCGACCGGTAGGCCTGGACCGTGGCGCGCAGGGCCGGGAAGCTGGTGTCTGGAGTGAAAAAGACCGAGATCTCTCGGGGCTTTCCAGTGTAAAACCGCGGGCCGGAGCAAAgttgctcctcttcttcgggaTTGGTGGACCAGACATCTGGTGGGAAAAATGCATTGTTAATATGTGTATACGTTTTTGAATTATACGGGGGTTGTTCAGCTGTGCACAAATCTGATTTGTGCCGTGCGCCACATACCGGGGATCTTGCCCATTACGGGCCAAAACGTGGATGGTGTGGCGCGCGTGCAGGCCATGTGAGAATGGTCTGGGAACGCCTTCCTGCACATTGGGCAGACTCCACTATCGTGGCactggaaaaggaaagggatTCTCAGCATTGTTATTCCAATTGGTCTGGAAAGGAGGTACAGTGACTTCTTACTCGGGTCTTAGACATGCGGCATGGCAGGCAGGCTCCACTCTTGCGGACGTCTGCCGTCTGGCTGGGGTCTGCCAGCtgcctttgcctcttctccagatcGTTGCCGGAACGTCGACGCTTCAGCTTTGCGGATGGGTCGACTGGCCTTCTATGCCTATCATCTAGGACTTGGATGTGATGGGGGTAACCCTGGACCATGCCCTTGGAAGGGTCGGTCTGCGGGTAGGTCCACTCATCGTCTTGGGCCTGGATCTCTCTAAGGGAAGCCTCCTGGTGGTAGTGGCCATCGTCTAGTGGCTCCAGGAAGGGCGGCGATCCCGAGTGGTCTGAAGGCGACGAGCTTCCACCGGGGACCAGCTCCGGGGGAGTCTGGCCGGGGGAGTACTCAGACGTGAGTCCGTCATCCGACGAGTACGAAGGCATGTCGAAATAGGGCCTGTTGGGATCAAGAGGGAAGTTTTCTATAAAGGAAGGGATATCGGTGATGATCCTGCTTAGGGATTGCTtgcggtgatggtgatggtgatggggaTGGGGGGAGGAGGGATTAGTGTCCCCGGAATAGGCTTGCCAGTCAAAGAACTGGTTGAAGAGATCCTCTAGCTCCGGGGAAGGGGAGAGACGGGAGTTTTCAAGTTCCATCCGGTCCATGTCCCGAGAGAAAGTCATGTTGATATCCGTGTAAGTCACGGGATGCAGTGGGACCGTGGCTAGCTACCAGGACGAATTGAAGCAGGTGGCTTCCTGTCAGATGGACGATAAGGTGAAGATGCCCAATGTCCCAGGTCTTTTTGTGTAAGATTTGTCTGCTTCAGGGAACTCTGCCTGACACAAAGAGAATTATAGATTTGGCATCCAAAGGGGGGACTCTGGGTTCGTCTGTCTTCACTTACACCATCATCGGATGTGCATTCTCGGTAAGAGCTGGGGGTCTGATTGGTCAATCCGGCCTGTGGATCCTACTCTTCTGGCCAATAGAAGCCTTGACTTTCACCGATTTTGACCACCGACCAGGTTTTGGGCCATTAGCGCGATAGTCAGGTGACTCCCCGCGAGACTCTCCAGACGTCTCCGATGATGAGAGTGTGCGAATCCATTGAGAAGGCGATGCCGAATAACTTCATTTTTGGGTCGGATGTGGTCCCTTTTGTGCAGAAATTCACTTGAAAACTTTATGGAAGCGCAGAGATTTGGTGAATGGGCGGATTGGTGCGGCGATGCCTCTGTTCTTTTCGTCGAGCTTGAATCGCGCGGCGGATGGCTTTAACACGAGTTTGATGATGTTCCAAAACCAGTTGAGAAGCGTTGTCCCGGAAACTCCCCCCAGCCTTTTCGAATCTGTGAGTTTCCGCTCGCAGGAGCCAATGGGCCGATTTCCCAAGAGCCTATTGTTGATTGGGTGACCCTTGTGAACTCTCTTGCTCGCTCAACGGTGAAAGTTGAGTCCAGGGGGATTTATTCGAGGCCAAAGCGGGAGAAGGGCCAAGTTTAATCGATGCCTACGCTGAATGGAGTTGACATGAACCGAT is drawn from Trichoderma asperellum chromosome 4, complete sequence and contains these coding sequences:
- a CDS encoding uncharacterized protein (TransMembrane:1 (o494-513i)), whose protein sequence is MPAANTVTLENLAQKLPQWRPDDQSQLYAVVDMGSNGIRFSITSLAPPRARLLTPVYAAREAISLFDALTPSDSGPVFPSNVIESVSSAISRFYHLAISHDVPPQHIMVLATEAMRRAVNSSEMLDAIAKAADGLTVSILDPPVETLLGAVMGSRSGLGGVPGGALFLDLGGGSVQMTWVDTSTDNYEIEAALAGGSLPYGAAKLMRVLQEHPEDVQAMETGKLKDGLSKLYADLCSKFPALQAIKAANERGEEVLVDVYMCGGGFRGYGSMLMHDDPITPYPISSSNTYSVRGSRFKDTTRMLKMNQTYEGKIFGLSKRRRQQFPAIIKVVNAFIQAVPYIGWVTFCGGSNRQGALMMKLPREIRESNPLDVLANVKDSEKAGFGAILDKLSESLPANLTHTHFPTIFNAGLGLLFVREVWNRHGHGADSNTSFAIHDAVSRDTDCPGLTHLARALLGLGVAARWGGSLGPLDAQLHKGLQGILEDRGVDSSFWALYLGAVAGVLATIFPIMPKQADQLVSAISFESRVERREGKKDKISLKIILAGESAKRINKDDLIDLVNSAAKSHAKATKKISTDIEIRS
- a CDS encoding uncharacterized protein (EggNog:ENOG41) — encoded protein: MTFSRDMDRMELENSRLSPSPELEDLFNQFFDWQAYSGDTNPSSPHPHHHHHHRKQSLSRIITDIPSFIENFPLDPNRPYFDMPSYSSDDGLTSEYSPGQTPPELVPGGSSSPSDHSGSPPFLEPLDDGHYHQEASLREIQAQDDEWTYPQTDPSKGMVQGYPHHIQVLDDRHRRPVDPSAKLKRRRSGNDLEKRQRQLADPSQTADVRKSGACLPCRMSKTRCHDSGVCPMCRKAFPDHSHMACTRATPSTFWPVMGKIPDVWSTNPEEEEQLCSGPRFYTGKPREISVFFTPDTSFPALRATVQAYRSQGGSEEMGSLSKADFPRDCVPSHELLQRWVEDQIQTEQRSDFQYAAQSFVLAYSEEGWGLPKHDLVRKVHRMNCFFRILKARSFWCLDPTNKLTTLPLSVQAQLRNIARRAIYSLEHDILKEMDDCIAQQGIPQPQERIAIWASMWQLILMYRDLLQGFKAHIGRLATSKSESTQSIAMKGQIYKRLAENFYPLLVVFYHYQFRTKKSLELSLDWLKTPQYPAAACHSRAIHEAAQYLLDSRKEHYQKLQSSKSEIDQLLCVLVVNHELKKMNARKRTSKAKSSKHADDDCEEDN